A genomic window from Leishmania panamensis strain MHOM/PA/94/PSC-1 chromosome 5 sequence includes:
- a CDS encoding FMN-binding protein, putative (TriTrypDB/GeneDB-style sysID: LpmP.05.0550), producing the protein MSSGTSARAPFTQGIAGRAIKTRVKSNLGQPYAKRFYNNAWTYRVAQLTTSNVRSMKKSPIAMGLDSGIGGGHSNGGSSHGSEDGSSSSSGAEMPVKSDLQPHALHKFTGEEDWSIVVAVPKSSEHVYNLQDCSKASLMLGHTDPQLFHWFRELGALPPRSLLSGPMELLRGDLQAEAWEQTFSRHPVIHRIAQDMWESDESKTAEEAVHIAKREQEEDEKRMRRMSSSDWRAKFRDRERNPTRAEDEEAPVYVIKPETFSLFRMKPDVRLWMNIAGQTQRVWNPVVPDHDPLCRCSHRFIRMLNLGRQKLVPSLNMNYSLKLTNAFIFEIDDRGMWAMGTQENVADKNGIVKEEWMELRLDFGKNMAITTEQEMEWWVRGLTKLGAPELSQTNSSIDDAGLSPEDFEYRHI; encoded by the coding sequence atgagcagcggcacctctgccCGAGCCCCCTTCACTCAAGGCATTGCGGGGCGCGCTATCAAGACGCGTGTCAAGTCGAATCTCGGTCAGCCCTACGCGAAGCGCTTCTATAACAATGCCTGGACATATCGTGTGGCTCAGCTCACCACATCGAACGTGCGGAGTATGAAGAAATCACCCATCGCCATGGGCTTGGACAGCGGCATCGGTGGTGGACACAGTAACGGCGGATCCTCGCATGGCAGCGAAGAtggcagtagcagcagcagcggcgcagagaTGCCAGTGAAGAGCGACCTGCAGCCGCACGCCCTTCACAAGTTCACCGGTGAGGAGGACTGGTCCATCGTCGTTGCAGTGCCAAAGAGCTCTGAGCACGTGTACAACCTACAGGACTGCTCCAAGGCCAGCCTCATGCTGGGCCACACAGATCCACAACTGTTTCATTGGTTCAGGGAGCTTGGTGCCTTGCCGCCACGCTCACTGCTGTCGGGGCcgatggagctgctgcgcggtgaTTTGCAGGCGGAGGCGTGGGAGCAGACCTTCTCACGGCACCCGGTAATCCATCGCATTGCGCAGGACATGTGGGAAAGCGACGAGAGCAAGACAGCCGAGGAGGCCGTGCACATCGCCAAACGGGAGCAGGAAGAAGATGAAAAGCGTATGCGCcgcatgagcagcagcgactggcGCGCCAAGTTCCGCGACCGCGAGCGGAACCCGACGCGtgcagaggacgaggaggcaccAGTGTATGTAATCAAGCCTGagaccttctctctcttccgcatGAAGCCGGATGTGCGACTGTGGATGAACATTGCTGGGCAGACGCAGCGAGTGTGGAATCCGGTGGTACCCGATCACGACccgctctgccgctgctcccacCGCTTTATCCGCATGTTGAACCTGGGTCGGCAGAAGCTTGTGCCCTCGCTGAACATGAACTACTCGCTGAAGCTAACAAATGCCTTCATCTTCGAGATTGACGACCGCGGAATGTGGGCAATGGGCACGCAGGAAAACGTAGCGGACAAGAACGGCATCGTGAAGGAGGAGTGGATGGAGCTGCGGCTCGATTTTGGCAAAAATATGGCTATCACGACGGAGCAGGAGATGGAGTGGTGGGTGCGCGGGCTGACAAAACTAGGTGCGCCGGAGCTATCACAAACGAATAGCAGCATCGATGATGCCGGCTTGAGCCCCGAGGACTTCGAGTATCGACACATTTGA
- a CDS encoding hypothetical protein (TriTrypDB/GeneDB-style sysID: LpmP.05.0560) — MEHSVSSRSPSGQWYPQQQQWSPASGTATPMVMMGGGQPATVPVSAGSAMVGNSGIFINSQANVGGQPRPSMTPQQQMMMMQSMYTPQSQCCAPCCGTQESSLCPQPGEPVNPFCCTPRRPDQEPKWWESVYRYFDWTFLLACVICVLTIVGFAMVIATRRQDNLFAVFDVHNTTALEKAIQPFIRWINVSVAPPIVSRGGSINNFAKGSFSGSLKAAERTRFIAAEHDIVAAAPLGPVKNPDLTKSSLAPKCTQRKLLGSFGVICMEDNLHANTLVVQLSYWSNSRDTLWILAMVYSILTVLYAVLTNVHRHSSSTGTGDPHGSPSTLPTITPQQQEEFVKMTPQQQQAFIQEFQQHVAVMQQQQQPNAAFLPHNSPKGGCCGTDSGIEFYETPFYEFVRMAWFASGITAFAWTCNLFISFWSFDQFYIRETTGPLRTFWVIYSRRMNATLIVVTVFLAWPLCNFVLELVMLVALVLPWLVIRSTCKRGIQMYRPALPLSKMPGYIRADMFFMDFQDVKRLGFSRMAWMMLTDTDKPFFEGCEDPTVDKDPAMTQLMQQRIQWSQMMVSMVPPWVQQQQQMGMMGVGGAGMMQLGQSTPWQRQLDVNAQTTLPGNTPLQSPAQYPVEDAEGRSHKRRRHRSTRDHRHGDPLAVTPMETSVGLAASGKENSTRHRHRRHSHSHSRSRSRSRSHSRSKGAFDGGIPQPPGTDAAVSNGAMVPADGVSRHHHHHHRHSRSRSRAAGEDASAMAVAVPRGTGDAGHNGGASAAAELDALMQL, encoded by the coding sequence ATGGAGCACTCTGTATCCAGTCGCTCTCCCAGTGGGCAGTGgtacccgcagcagcagcagtggagccCCGCGTCAGGCACAGCAACACCGATGGTGATGATGGGCGGCGGCCAGCCCGCAACGGTACCCGTCAGCGCTGGTTCTGCCATGGTGGGCAACTCAGGCATATTCATCAACAGCCAGGCGAACGTTGGTGGGCAGCCGCGCCCCAGCATgacaccacagcagcagatgatgatgatgcaAAGCATGTACACACCGCAGAGCCAGTGCTGTGCCCCCTGCTGTGGCACGCAAGAGAGCAGCCTCTGCCCGCAGCCTGGCGAGCCGGTCAATCCATTTTGCTGCACCCCAAGAAGACCGGATCAGGAGCCGAAGTGGTGGGAGAGTGTCTACCGGTACTTTGACTGGACCTTCCTCCTCGCGTGCGTCATATGCGTGCTCACGATCGTGGGCTTTGCGATGGTGATAGCGACCAGGCGACAGGACAACCTTTTTGCCGTCTTCGACGTGCACAACACAACTGCCCTGGAGAAAGCCATACAGCCTTTTATCCGTTGGATAAATGTGAGCGTAGCCCCACCGATTgtcagcagaggcggcagtaTAAACAATTTCGCCAAGGGCAGCTTCTCGGGCTCCTTGAAGGCAGCTGAGAGGACCCGCTTTATCGCAGCAGAGCACGACATTGTAGCCGCCGCGCCGTTGGGGCCAGTAAAGAACCCTGACCTCACCAAATCGTCCCTAGCGCCGAAGTGCACGCAGCGCAAGCTGCTCGGCAGCTTTGGGGTGATATGCATGGAGGACAACCTGCACGCCAACACGCTCGTTGTGCAGCTCAGCTACTGGAGCAACTCGCGCGACACGCTGTGGATCCTGGCGATGGTATACAGCATTTTAACAGTGTTGTATGCTGTACTGACCAACGTGCACCGGCATTCGTCGTCCACCGGGACGGGTGACCCGCACGGGTCTCCTTCCACGCTGCCGACCATcaccccacagcagcaagaggagtTTGTGAAGATGAcgccacagcaacagcaggcCTTCATCCAGGAATTCCAGCAGCACGTGGCGGTgatgcaacagcagcagcaacctaACGCCGCATTCCTGCCACACAACTCGCCGAAaggcggctgctgcggcaccgacAGCGGCATCGAGTTCTACGAGACGCCCTTCTACGAGTTTGTCCGCATGGCGTGGTTTGCCTCGGGAATCACGGCTTTTGCCTGGACGTGTAACCTCTTCATCTCCTTCTGGTCCTTCGACCAGTTTTACATTCGCGAAACCACAGGCCCACTACGCACCTTCTGGGTGATTTACTCGCGCAGGATGAATGCCACCCTCATCGTCGTGACCGTCTTCCTCGCGTGGCCGCTCTGCAACTTTGTGCTTGAACTGGTGATGTTGGTGGCCCTCGTGCTTCCCTGGCTGGTCATTCGCTCCACCTGCAAGCGAGGAATTCAGATGTATCGCCCAGCCCTGCCGCTCTCGAAGATGCCAGGCTACATTCGGGCAGACATGTTCTTCATGGACTTCCAGGATGTCAAGCGACTTGGCTTCTCACGGATGGCGTGGATGATGCTGACCGACACCGATAAACCCTTCTTCGAGGGCTGCGAGGACCCCACAGTGGACAAGGATCCGGCTATGACACAGCtcatgcagcagcgcataCAGTGGAGTCAAATGATGGTCTCCATGGTGCCTCCCtgggtgcagcagcagcagcagatgggcATGATGGGTGTCGGTGGTGCGGGCATGATGCAGTTGGGGCAGTCGACACCATGGCAACGGCAGCTTGACGTCAACGCACAGACAACCCTACCGGGCAACACGCCGCTGCAGTCACCGGCGCAGTACCCCGTCGAGGATGCCGAGGGCAGGTCTCACAAGCGACGACGCCATCGCAGTACGCGCGATCACCGACACGGCGACCCGCTGGCAGTGACGCCGATGGAGACGTCAGTGGGACTCGCTGCAAGCGGCAAGGAGAACTCGACCCGtcaccgtcaccgtcgccacagccacagccacagtcGCAGCCGAAGCCGAAGTCGCAGTCACAGCCGCAGTAAAGGTGCCTTCGACGGGGGCATACCGCAGCCCCCAGGCACGGACGCTGCTGTGAGCAACGGCGCCATGGTCCCCGCTGATGGGGTGTCCcggcatcatcatcatcatcatcgtcaCAGCCGCAGTCGAAGCAGGGCTGCCGGCGAGGACGCGAGTGCGATGGCGGTTGCCGTGCCCCGCGGCACAGGTGACGCAGGACACAACGGCGgcgcgtcggcagcggctgagTTAGACGCTCTCATGCAGCTTTAG